CGACGGTTCGCCGCGCGGCGCGATGCTGGCCAGCTACATGGACCACCTGTTCAAGGGACTGGACGGCTGGTCGCCGGCCGAGGCCGCCGAGCTGGGCGAGCGGCTGATCGACCTGATCGTGCTGTTTCTGGTGCAGCCCGGACAGGGCCATGCGTCGGAGGCGGACAGCAGTGTGACGATGGCGCATCGCCAGCGGGCCATGGCCTACATCCGCCAGCACCTGGCCGACCCGGCGCTGTCGCCGCAGCGGGTGGCGCAGGGCTGCGGCCTGTCGGTGGCCTATCTGCACCGCATCTTCCAGGCGGGCGACCTGTCGGTGGAAAGCTTCGTCTTCGACCAGCGCCTGGAGCGCTGCCGCGAACTGTTGTTGAATCCGGCGCAGCGCCATCGCGGCATCGCCGAGCTGGCGTACCAGGCCGGCTTCGCCCATCCCTCGCATTTCAGCCGGTTGTTCAAGCGCCGCTTCGGCCTGTCGCCACGCGAGTGGCGCGCCGGCCGGCAATGAAAAAGGCCCGCTTGCGCGGGCCTTGTCGCATCGGGCCGATGGCCCGGGGCTCGATCAGAACGGCGACGGCGTGGTCGACAGGTTGACCAGGCTGTTGGTCTTCAGGTCCAGGCGGATGTGCTCGGACGGCAGGCCATCGGCCAGCTTCAGCATGATCGCCATCAGCGGCTTGAAGCGCGCCTTGAACATGTCGGCCGGCGTGTTGGCGTCGCTGACGCGGTCGCCATTCATCTGCATGCTGGCGTTGGTCTGGCTCAGCGCCTGGGCCAGCAGCTTGTACTGGTTGGCGCGCTGGGCCGGGATGTCGGCGTAGGCCAGGTCGCCAGCGTTGGCCAGGCGCACGAAGTCGCCGGCCATGTCCAGCGCCTTCCATTTGGCGAAGTCGGCCAGCTGCATGCCGTTGGCCTGCGCCAGCGCCTGGGCGCGGGCGGTGGCATCGGCCATGTCGCCAGCGAAAGCCGGGTTGCTGGCGGTCGGGCCGCCCGCGACGTACAGGCAGCCGAAGAACGCCGGCGTCAGCTGGGCGCGGTCACCGGTGTTCTGCAGTTCGCCCAGCGTCACCGAGGTGCGCAGCTGCGACAGCACCAGCAGGTCGGCGCCGGTCAGCGGGCTCTTGACCAGCTCGCGCATTTCGCAGCGCCAGTCGTCGTTGAGCAGGCGCAGGCGCACCAGTTCGCTCATGTAGCGGTAGTTGAAGTCGCCGTAGTCCTTGGCATCCAGGATCGACACGTCCCAGCGCGGCGGCACGTTGTAGGCGTGCTCGGCGCGGTACAGGTCGAACAGTTCGTCAAAGCGCGGCACCTTGTCCAGGCGGATGGTCTGCAGCTCGATCTGGTCGGCGCCCTGCATCGTCATCAGCTTGTAGGCCGGCACGTAGGCCGCCATCGACGGCGCCTGGATGTTGAACAGCGCCTTGTCGCCGCCATAGTTGCGCGACGCGGTGTCGTTGAAGTGCATGTGGCCGCCCACGTGCACCTTCAGGCCGGTGTCGGCCAGCGCGCGCGTGGTGTTCTCGGCCGGGCGGCGCACCATCTGCATCTTGTTGGCGCCCAGCAGCGCCTCGATGTCATCGGACGCGCCGTTGAAGAACTCGGTCATCGGGAAGTGGCTGAACGCCACCACCTGCTTGCCCTGCGCCTTGCCGCGCGCCACCACGTCGGCCAGCCACTTGATGACGTGCGCCTTGTGCGTGAGCATCTTGTTGTAGCCCTGGTCGCCCGAGCCGGTGAAGTCGTTGGGGCCGTTGCCCGTCGGCACGTAGACGTTGGCGTCGATGCCGACCAGCCACACGCCCTTGACCGGTTCGACCACGTACGAGGTGTCCGGCACCATCTTGCAGAAGGTGTAGTTGGCCGGCTTGTTCGGGCCGCCGGTGCCTTGCGCGCAGATCTCGTACTGGCGGTTGATCCAGCTGGCCTGCGACAACGCGGTGTTGTAGTTGTAGTCCTCGTACTTGTAGCTGCTGTACGGGGTCTCGTAGTACAGGTATTCGGGCTTGGGCATGAAGCCGTGCTGGGTCAGGGCTTCGGTGATGCCCCCGTAGCCCATGTGCAGGACTTCCTCGGTGCAGTAGGTGTCGCCCACGCGCGCCCAGTCGCCGGCATAGGGGGTGCTGCAGGCGGCGTTGCCGCCGCG
The window above is part of the Achromobacter deleyi genome. Proteins encoded here:
- a CDS encoding helix-turn-helix domain-containing protein, whose protein sequence is MPDTEFATSAIAGAERYEQWRAALSDAFGPFEVHHGQAGPFAGHVRYVRRASLQFNDLHYQGQKIERTAGNASRLDQEFYTFGLPLAGPLAVVQQGREFQVEPGCVYLMNQSLPYQATALGADGYRSLSVSFPRSALSQRDSRIGPFYKLRVDDGSPRGAMLASYMDHLFKGLDGWSPAEAAELGERLIDLIVLFLVQPGQGHASEADSSVTMAHRQRAMAYIRQHLADPALSPQRVAQGCGLSVAYLHRIFQAGDLSVESFVFDQRLERCRELLLNPAQRHRGIAELAYQAGFAHPSHFSRLFKRRFGLSPREWRAGRQ
- a CDS encoding metallophosphoesterase is translated as MHRYQQSARALGAAALMGLLAACGGDKDDDDKSPTAETPVTQPAAVQVAFMPDIHFHDIYADFKDGSFPGIPNPKRGDNATIRTMYAQLTSTRLFNENYFAFLAALDDAVARGVKYIALPGDFSDDGQPVHMRGLVKIMDEYTRKHGIQFFAAPGNHDPVRPFNQANGKSDYLGLDPVTGDIGFSQPIYSRGGNAACSTPYAGDWARVGDTYCTEEVLHMGYGGITEALTQHGFMPKPEYLYYETPYSSYKYEDYNYNTALSQASWINRQYEICAQGTGGPNKPANYTFCKMVPDTSYVVEPVKGVWLVGIDANVYVPTGNGPNDFTGSGDQGYNKMLTHKAHVIKWLADVVARGKAQGKQVVAFSHFPMTEFFNGASDDIEALLGANKMQMVRRPAENTTRALADTGLKVHVGGHMHFNDTASRNYGGDKALFNIQAPSMAAYVPAYKLMTMQGADQIELQTIRLDKVPRFDELFDLYRAEHAYNVPPRWDVSILDAKDYGDFNYRYMSELVRLRLLNDDWRCEMRELVKSPLTGADLLVLSQLRTSVTLGELQNTGDRAQLTPAFFGCLYVAGGPTASNPAFAGDMADATARAQALAQANGMQLADFAKWKALDMAGDFVRLANAGDLAYADIPAQRANQYKLLAQALSQTNASMQMNGDRVSDANTPADMFKARFKPLMAIMLKLADGLPSEHIRLDLKTNSLVNLSTTPSPF